The DNA region ACCTCGGTAAGCTACAAGTGGTTCAGGAATATAAATTCCTTTCAGACTGTCTTTTACACCAGAATAAACTGACAAAAGAAACGAAGCTCCGTATTCATGGAAAGGGTTGTATTCCGCACTGGCAAGGCACAACAATTTTGACTTTTGAATAATAACTGATGACAAATACTGAATCCTAATACCAAACGTTTTCAATAACAAATCTGAGTTTGAAAAAATAAGTTGATGCCGTATGCCCATCCCATTTTCTTTAATCTTCCTTGAAAAATACTTATCCCACATGGAATAGTTCAAAATAATTAAATTATATTTTTTCTGTATTTGATCCATTACCATGGCAACAGCATTCTTCTCCATTTTATCATCATCAGCAAATATCCACACATATTTCCCTTTTGCTAACCTGGCTGCTATAAAAAAATTTTCATCTATTACGTTTTCAACATTTCTACTGTAATAAATAAAACTAAATTTTTCTACATACTTTGCTGCAACATTGGTTGTTTCATCATTGCTTGCATTATCCGAAATAATAATCTCAAGCTTATTTTCATAACCTTTTGCAGATTCAAGTACGCTCTCTAAGCATTCAACTAAAAATTTTGAGCGGTTATAAGTGGGGATACAAATTGAGAGTATTGGATTGTTTCTAGTTTCCAATCTATGTTCATCCAACTAATAAATGTTTTAGTTTATAAATCGAAGAATAAATCATCTTGGCAATATTGAAACGCGCTAACAAAAGTAACGGTAGTGAAATGAACCAAAATTGTATCTTCTTGCTAAAGAAAGTCCATAAATCGTCGCTAATTTTTATAATCTCCTCTTTTGACATATGAGGAATGTCTCTAAATATTGCTCTTGGCAATAATGCTAAGACTAATTTCTCACGATATTTTAAATCATTTTTTCCTATCACTCCTTCTTCGTACAAGTTTTTAAAATATTCATAGCAATCAACACACTGATGGTGAATCATATCATAATCAATTCTATCAGGGTAACGG from Elusimicrobiota bacterium includes:
- a CDS encoding glycosyltransferase family 2 protein is translated as METRNNPILSICIPTYNRSKFLVECLESVLESAKGYENKLEIIISDNASNDETTNVAAKYVEKFSFIYYSRNVENVIDENFFIAARLAKGKYVWIFADDDKMEKNAVAMVMDQIQKKYNLIILNYSMWDKYFSRKIKENGMGIRHQLIFSNSDLLLKTFGIRIQYLSSVIIQKSKLLCLASAEYNPFHEYGASFLLSVYSGVKDSLKGIYIPEPLVAYRGFNSDITESKKWYKYFVTGSTLLLETLRKKGYSKSAINKAKSKVIIEYVARDILHRKRNNIKLKGILIIIFQNYRYSFLFWFLLLPLFATPNYFIKLLKR